From Branchiostoma floridae strain S238N-H82 chromosome 5, Bfl_VNyyK, whole genome shotgun sequence:
GGACCTGGACACGTTCTTAACGGCTGTGCGGGAAGGTGACGTGCAGACTGTGAGGAGGGGGCTGGCGGCTGGGGTGGACGTCAACGACTTCAGATGGGTAAAACAATTATCTATATTTCAAGATTATCGGGCTGTAGTTACGCCATTAGTTACCCTTCTTACGATATGGTAGGCCTGATCCTTTTACACCCTCGTACTAATTCGGTATGACGAGACTGTCGGTCCCTGTACAGTTAATATAATAAGTTGTAACCAGGTACCCCTGTCACAACACTAACAACATTAATAGTCAATCTACATATTATCCTTTCCAACAAACAAGTCTCATTCAGAGATAACCTTGACACTATGTTCTGGAGCAGGTGTAAATGACTCGTAAAAAGGCATTTTGTCACTGAGTTTTTTTCGTATTTCTTATGTGGCCTCCCGGCCAACACACACACTTACTACTTGTGCGTACGTCACATAATCTTTCCCAAACATGTTGCAGAATAGTAAAAGGATCCgttttaaatgtttaaaatggACACCCTTTCTTCAGACAGGAACCTGCGGTTTTTCCCTTTTAGCTAGTAGACAGTGGATGTCATCCGAGTCAGTGTGGCTAAACTTATAAAATAATGGCTACACGAATAACTATTCTATGATTTATATATCTTCCATGCAAATAGAGGTTGGCGGGAAGATTGTGACCCTTTTATCAGATGTCCCATTTTCTTTTCGCACTCCCCGTCAACCTCTGCTACATGCTTCAAAGGGCCACGCATTACAATACtacacagaagaaaacaaatattgAAGTGCTCTCTGTCATCTGTTCTCTTATCTTATCAAACCATTATTTaagaatacttttaaaatgatcTTTAGCTTTTGAAGTTATAATATTTGAATGTATTCATTTCAGTCCACGTTTGTGATATTTTATAGCATTTTATAATAGTAATACTTGTCTCTGGACAGGCATTTTGCAACCGTTCACTGTCCAAACTGTTGTTGAGTCCAGGTCAGCCCAATGCAAAATGGGGCTGACCTGGAGGCGAGGATAAAGGTAAGTAGCTGTAACCCTGCCCTAATTTTTCCTGACCAGGTGTACCTCAGGACAATATTATGGTgcccatgatgatgataatccatctattgatttgattacaCATTTGCACTTTTTCATAGCATTTTATCATTTGTCTCTGTCTCTGGACAGTCATTTTGTAACCGTTTATTGTCTCAACTGTTGTTCTATCCAGTTTGACTGGACACCCCTGCATCTGGCCAGCGAGTACGGGCAGACTGAGGTAGCAAAGCTTCTGATCCAAAATGAGGCTAACCTGGAGGCGAGGGACATGGTAAGTTACTATAACCTGATCCTGTTTTTCCTGACCTGTACTTGGGCATTGGTGCCCATGGTACCCCTGTCATAACAATCACAACTAATACTAGTCATCTACATATTATCCTTTCCAACAAAAAAGTCTCATTCAGAGATAACCTTGACGCTATTGCTCTTGAACTAACGTGTAAAAAGCAAGTATTTTGTAACTGAGTATATTTGTATGAGAGTATTGTACCCAGGTCCGGGAATTCCCCCCGACACACACATAATTGTTCACAAATGCATTACAGAATACTAAAATGATCTATTTTACTGTTTCAATTGGACAAACTTCAAAATTGAACTCacagttttactttcacttACTGAGTCGCGTGTGTGAATGCCACCCAtcaaatcaagtcagtgtggcagTGGTCAAACACATGCTGTATGAATGAGTCTTCCATATTTTACCACTAAAGGCATTACTGAAGTTTCTCTTTGATTTTGTAAACAAGTATTTACAGCGTGATATCATAATAGCTAGTTATTTTCCTCTCTTTACAAGTTACAGTGACGACACATTTATGACCAAACACAACAAACAGCATTATCACCTGGTCAGCCTCTACATGAATGAGCTTGAATAGGGAGactttgtgttacacagaccacCTTATCACTTTTCTCTGCACAGGGCCAGTCCACACCCCTTCATAAAGCTGCTGCTGAGGGCCACACcgggacttgtgagcttctgattcgtTCTGGGGCTGATGTTATGGTCCAGGATGAGGTGAAACATAGTTTAACTTGGTTTTTAAATGGATCTTATTAGACT
This genomic window contains:
- the LOC118416322 gene encoding myotrophin-like — encoded protein: MLSRHILCTIIAGSQEMDLDTFLTAVREGDVQTVRRGLAAGVDVNDFRWFDWTPLHLASEYGQTEVAKLLIQNEANLEARDMGQSTPLHKAAAEGHTGTCELLIRSGADVMVQDEVKHSLTWTSPHPFIKLLLGAALGLVSF